The genomic interval CGAAACGATGCACCTCGGACAAGCAGTCACCTATCATGAGAAAAATCTCATTGTAATCCATATCGACAGCCATTTAGATTAATGGGGTCAGGCTTGAGTTATATAAAAATTGACCTATAGTAAAAGACCTGCTAAGCTTGAAATCAAGTAATATAACTCAAGCCTGACCCCAAATACACAAAAATTTCGCCTACAAAAGTGGGAATTGTTCGTCCGGATAATTAGTGTTATTAGGAGGTTAGGCTATGTCTTTAAAACAAGTTGATGTTTTGGATTATATAAGTGTTAATAAAGCATCTGGTCATGTCGTATTAACAATTAGTGATGACTTGAGTTGGGAAGAACCGGATCGACATTTGGTATTACTTCAAGATAAGTTGAATTTTTATTTGGGATTTATTGAAAGTGATCAAATATATGTGGATTATCCAGATGCTCGAGATCGAAAATTTGATATAAGGATTTATAGTCAATATAATATCCCTGATATTGGAATTGATTTTATGAAAAAAGTAGCAAATTTGTTTCAGCGAAGTGGATATGGTCTTAGTGTTAAAGAAGCCATACCTAATTCCGAAGGATGGTTAGATATTAAACTATAAAGGCAAGTTGAAGAAATTTTGTCTAGATGATTGTAACTCAATCAAAAATGACTAGCAAAAAAATGCTGGTCATTTTTAAGTTTGCTCTGAATATGCGATAACCAGGTGGGGATTAATGGATTAATGGGGTCAGACTTGAGTTATATAAAAATTGATTTATATTAAAAGACCTGCTAAGCTTGAAATCAAGTAATATAACTGAAGCCTGACCCCAAATACACCCAGAGAATGATCTCAAAATCAAAGGGAAAACCATCTCCATAGAAGCAGGCGCCCCGGGAAGTCAACCCGCATCAGGCGCAACACCCCCGGGACTCTATCTAAACACAGGACTCGCCAGCATCATCCTAAAAGAAGACATCACCAACATCTACGGGAAACCGGTAAAACTCGAAGGCACCAACAAAGCCCCATGTCCGCAGCCGGAAGAAGTCGAAGAAGATGCCGAAGATGAAGAAGACGAAATGACCGCCGAAGATTGGGCAGAAATCGGACTCGCAGTCGCAGGATGTATCCCCGGTCTGGGAACAATCACATCAGTAGGGGAAGCATTGCTAGAGGCCTACAAAGGAAATTACGTAGATGCAGGTATAAAGCTATCAGGAGCCATACCATATGCAGGAACAATAGGGAGAGTTCAAAAGCTTGCAAGTAAAGGTAAAATAGCAAAAAAAATTGCCAAAGTACTTAACGCCGGGAAAAAAGGCGGTAAACTGAAAAAAATTAAGGGCAAAGGGAAAAAAACACGTCTGCCGTTTGGAAAAATGAAGACCAAAGGCAAACGTGTCCAGACTGATACGGGTAAAGCGATAAAGGATGCAGCGGGTAAGATTGCTAAGGTGAAGAAGGCAGGTAAAGCTAAAAAGTTCTATCGCAGTAAGAGCGAAAGGCGTAAAGCTTTGTTACGCGATGCGAATGACCCAAATAGTGGATTGTCACCAGAAGCGAGAGAGTATATTAAGAAAACCAAGGGGAATAACGTTCCTAAAGGATATGAAGTTTCACATGAAAAGCCACTTTATACAGGAAAAACAGTTGAACAAAAGAAAGAGCTGGATAAGATGGATAATATGAAAACGCAGGAAAAGAAATTTCATCGTAGTAGACATAAAGAATGCGGTGATCAATATCATGATTATCCACGTTAATCTTGGGAGGTAATGTTAATGGATATAAGTGAATTAAAAAAAATATATGAATTTGCAAAAGAAGGTGACGATTTATCTGGTGAAAAAATTAAACGTAGCTTTGCTTTTTTAAAACTGCTTTTATCTAATAATTCTCCAGAGTTTATTCGTTTCCATTATGATTTATTAAAAAAGCGAGAATGTAAGGAACTTTATTATGATATACGTGCTGCATTTAAGAAACGTCCAGAAGCAGAAGAATTTTTAGTTGAACAGATCTTAACTGAAACTGATCCCATAACATTAGGTGATATTTTGCATATTTTAGGAGGTGTTAGAAGTTCTCATGCTGCTCCTTTAGCTCGACAATTTGTAAATAGTGATAATGAATACCAGCGCGAGGTAGCTTTATATGTGCTTGGATGGGTAGGAAATGAAATGGACTTAGACCTTATTAAATCACATCTTCTCGAAGAGCGTTCTTCACGATTACGGAGAACTTCAGCTAGTGCACATCGACAGGTATACTGGCGTTTGCCTGAACTAAAAGACAAACTGTTGGCAAGTCTTAAACAAGGTTTCGAACAAGAAAAAGATGATGAAGTTATGGCTAGGATTATCATTATGATTGAGAGTATCGCAGTAAAAAAATTGGGATTACGTGAAGATAAGCAGGATCCATATATCATTCATGGCGATGTACAGAAGGCTAAACTAAAAACAGCTAAATTTTTATCTGAGCTTAAGTTATAGCAGTAGAATATTCGGAAACTTGTATAAAAAATGCAATTTAAACGAAAATGACTAGCAAAGAATGCTGGTAATTTTCGTTTAAATGTTATGTAAAGATCCCAATAGATTAATGGGGTCAGGCTTGAGTTATATAAAAATTGACTTATAGAAAAGACCTGCTAAGCTTGAAATCAAGTAATATAACTCAAGCCTGACTCAAAATACCAAATACATAGCGCCCGATACGTTATCCTTTACCGCTGACGAAAGTGCGGCAGTAAAAATAGCCGTAGTCATGACCGATGCCAACGGAATAGACATCGTAAGTGCCAAAGATATCGTGTTTTCCGCAGAAAACGATCTCAAGATCAAAGGGAAAACCATCTCTATAGAAGCAGGCGCCCCGGTAAGCCAACCCGCAGCAGGCGCAACACCCCCGGGACTCTATCTAAACACAGGACTCGCCAGTATCATCCTAAAAGAAGACGTCACCAACATCTACGGCAAACCTGTAAAACTCGAAGGCACCAACAAAGCCCCATGTCCGCAGCCGGAAGAAGTCGAGGAAGACGCCGAAGCTGAAGAAGACAAAATGACTGCCGAAGATTGGGCAGAAATCGGACTCGCAGTCGCAGGCTTTATTCCATCGCCAGGTGCAACTGCAGCAGTAGCCGTCGGCGAAACAGCCTTGGCAGTTCACCAAGGAGACTATGTAGGAGCAGGAGTATCAGTACTAAGTGGAATCCCTGTAGTCGGAGGCTTTGTAAGAGTAGCGAAGGTCATGAAAAAGGGTAAGATAGCGCGGAAGATACTGCACCTAATCAACAAAGGAAAAAATTTAGCGAAACGTGTATTCAAAAAAATCGCCAAGAAAGCCAAGTCAATTGGTGGCAAGATGAAAACCCTAAGCAGTCACATGATGGCCGATGCGCGTAAAGCGATAGAGAATGCAGCGAAGAAGATTGCGGGAAAGACGGGGAAAGCTAGGCCTTATTCACATTTAGAGGATCCACCTAATGTTGGTCCAGGTAAAGATTTTACAGCAGCTCAAAAGAAAAAAATAATTGAAGAAAATAAAAAAATGAATAATGGAAAAGTTAGATCTGATGATCCAAATGACTTTGCTGGTGAGAGTCTTGTCAAACCTAGCAAAAGCCAAAAGGGAGTGACACCACCTGAAAATGAGTGGCAGATAGATCATATTGTAGCTAAAGCTAATGGTGGAACTAATAGTTATAGTAATGCTCAGGTGCTGTCACGTAAACAGAATAGAATTAAATCTGATAAATAATGGAGGTTGTTAGAATGAATAATAAGTTGTATGAGTTAAAATGGGCAAAAGAACAGCTTTGGCAAGGATGCATTTTGGCATCTATTGCACATGCAATTATGGTTGCACATTATCCTGAGTTGTCAAATGAGCAATCTTGGGATGGAATAAATTATAATGTACAGAACAATACAGGTGCAAGAGGTACTGTAACCTTTGGATCTCAATATTGTATTGCAGCTTTTCGGGATGATCATAGTGATCGCATTGTAACAAAGAATAAAATACAGGAGGCCAATACATACTTTAAAAATGCACCTAAGGAGATAATGAATTTTGCAGAAATCGAGACATTACAATATTTACTGGATAATGTAGATGGGAAAACGGTTCCTCTCATTACAACAGCATTTTGGGAGATGGAAGATAAACTATTTTCTGTAGATTCTTTTGATGATATGATAAATAATGGAGGATTTTTATTAAAGTCGCAAGTAATGGGGTTTGAAATGGCCGTAAGGGAATGGAAAGAATACTATGATATGTCTGTACAACAGTGTACTTTACTTGAATCTATTTATACACGTAAAGTTTCTCGACCAAATAGTAATTTAGTTTTATCAAGAGAAGAGGTAGCTTTGATTGGAACCGATGATCCAGGGACACTTGATGAAAGTAAAACTTCTTTTGGAGAATTAAATATTCAATGGGAAGATTAAAAATAAAAGTAATGTTACGAGAATTTTAGAGATAAGCTGACAGAAAACTTATCTCAATAATGTAACGCAATCGAAAATGGCTAGCAAATAATGCTGGTCATTTTTAATGAGTAAAGAAGACATCACCAACATCTACGGAAAGCCAGTAAAACTCGAAGGCACCAACAAAGCCCCATGTCCGCAGCCGGAAGAAGTCGAAGAAGATGCCGAAGAAGGAGAAAGTGGGCTGACCGCCGAAGACTGGAAAGACATTGGACTAGCAGTTGCAGGCTGTATCCCAATCGTAGGATCGGTCGTATCAGTCGGAGAAGCCTTAGTAGAAGCCTACAATGGAAATTACGTAGATGCAGGCATATCTTTGGCAGGTGTCATACCATTTGCTGGAACTGTCGGAAAAGTAGCGAAATTTGCGAAAAAAGGTAAGATAGCGGGGAAGATCGCTAAAGCACTTAATGCCGGAAAAAAACTAAAAAAAGGATTTAAAGGTAAAAAAACACGTCTGCCGTTTGGAAAAATGAAGACCAAAGGCAAACGCGTCCAGGCTGATGCGGGTAAGGCAATAAAGGATGCAGCGGGTAAGATTGCTGATGCTAAGGAGAAAGCTAAAAAATTTAAATTCGGAAAATATCTTAAAAGTAAAATTGGTGGACCACCTGCCGGAATGAAGAATCCGCATGCACATCATATTTTGTTTAAAGAAGGATTAGGAAAAGCTCAGAAGAAATTGGTTAAAGAAGGGCAAAAGATACTGAAAAAATATGATATCGATCCAATTTATGATGTTGAAAATTTAGTTTGGGCACCAAATGGAGTAAAAGGTCAGCATGATATTAAAGCTCTTAAGAATGTTGTTGATAAACTTAAAGAAGCTGATACGCATGGTGGTACAAGGGAAGATATAGTTGAAACACTTAAAATGCTAGGTGAAAAGGCTGCAAAGAGAGGAAGTACATAATGAATATACAAATATCTAGAGATATTCGTGCTGCTATTAAGCAAGGAAATTTGGAGAAAGTCATTGGGTTAATTGCTAATGATAAAGAACGCTTAAATTTTTCTACGAGTGTATTTGGGACATGGTTGCATGTCGCAGCAAATGCTGGGCAACTGGATATTGTCCAATATTTTGTAGAAGCAGGAATTGATATTAATCAACATGGT from Massilibacillus massiliensis carries:
- a CDS encoding HEAT repeat domain-containing protein — its product is MDISELKKIYEFAKEGDDLSGEKIKRSFAFLKLLLSNNSPEFIRFHYDLLKKRECKELYYDIRAAFKKRPEAEEFLVEQILTETDPITLGDILHILGGVRSSHAAPLARQFVNSDNEYQREVALYVLGWVGNEMDLDLIKSHLLEERSSRLRRTSASAHRQVYWRLPELKDKLLASLKQGFEQEKDDEVMARIIIMIESIAVKKLGLREDKQDPYIIHGDVQKAKLKTAKFLSELKL
- a CDS encoding DUF6572 domain-containing protein, yielding MSLKQVDVLDYISVNKASGHVVLTISDDLSWEEPDRHLVLLQDKLNFYLGFIESDQIYVDYPDARDRKFDIRIYSQYNIPDIGIDFMKKVANLFQRSGYGLSVKEAIPNSEGWLDIKL
- a CDS encoding HNH endonuclease is translated as MTDANGIDIVSAKDIVFSAENDLKIKGKTISIEAGAPVSQPAAGATPPGLYLNTGLASIILKEDVTNIYGKPVKLEGTNKAPCPQPEEVEEDAEAEEDKMTAEDWAEIGLAVAGFIPSPGATAAVAVGETALAVHQGDYVGAGVSVLSGIPVVGGFVRVAKVMKKGKIARKILHLINKGKNLAKRVFKKIAKKAKSIGGKMKTLSSHMMADARKAIENAAKKIAGKTGKARPYSHLEDPPNVGPGKDFTAAQKKKIIEENKKMNNGKVRSDDPNDFAGESLVKPSKSQKGVTPPENEWQIDHIVAKANGGTNSYSNAQVLSRKQNRIKSDK
- a CDS encoding AHH domain-containing protein, translating into MSKEDITNIYGKPVKLEGTNKAPCPQPEEVEEDAEEGESGLTAEDWKDIGLAVAGCIPIVGSVVSVGEALVEAYNGNYVDAGISLAGVIPFAGTVGKVAKFAKKGKIAGKIAKALNAGKKLKKGFKGKKTRLPFGKMKTKGKRVQADAGKAIKDAAGKIADAKEKAKKFKFGKYLKSKIGGPPAGMKNPHAHHILFKEGLGKAQKKLVKEGQKILKKYDIDPIYDVENLVWAPNGVKGQHDIKALKNVVDKLKEADTHGGTREDIVETLKMLGEKAAKRGST